The proteins below are encoded in one region of Oncorhynchus clarkii lewisi isolate Uvic-CL-2024 chromosome 33, UVic_Ocla_1.0, whole genome shotgun sequence:
- the LOC139392618 gene encoding sorting and assembly machinery component 50 homolog B-like: MGTVHARSMDPLPMHGRDMGVHPDDMIEVQEAEQETKQEVLENKDVVVQHVNIEGLGRTKEDLLGYEISEVFHAKNLIDVMKKSHIARQKLLRLGIFKEVEVVIDTSDGADALPNGLDVTFEVTEMKRLTGSYNTMVGNNEGSMVLGVKLPNVFGRAEKLTFQFSYGTKETSYGLSFFKPQPGNFERNLALNLYKVTGQFPWSSLKETDRGVSTELNFPLWRTNHTLKWEGVWRELGCLARSASFAVREESGHTLKSALSHTMSIDTRNSAIFPKKGALLRINQELAGYTGGDASFLKEDFELQVNRRLVWDSVLSASLWGGCLLPIGGRPSSIADRFYLGGPTSVRGFGMYSIGPQSEGDYLGGEAYWAGGLHLYTPLPFRPGRAGFGDLFRTHFFLNAGNLCNLNYGEGSRAHLQKLAECIRWSYGAGIVLRLANIARLELNYCIPMGVQSGDRICDGVQFGAGIRFL, encoded by the exons ATGGGGACTGTTCACGCCAGG AGTATGGACCCTCTCCCGATGCACGGGCGTGACATGGGCGTTCATCCCGACGACATGATTGAGGTGCAGGAGGCAGAACAAGAGACTAAACAGGAGGTCCTGGAAAACAAAGAC GTTGTTGTCCAACATGTCAACATTGAGGGCTTGGGCAGAACCAAAGAGGATCTGCTGGGCTATGAAATCTCTGAGGTCTTCCATGCTAAAAACCTTATTGAT GTCATGAAGAAGTCTCATATTGCCAGACAGAAACTGCTGCGTCTGGGCATTTTCAAAGAGGTGGAGGTTGTCATAGATACATCAGATG GTGCGGATGCGTTGCCCAATGGTCTGGACGTGACGTTCGAGGTGACAGAGATGAAGAGGCTGACGGGCAGCTACAACACCATGGTCGGCAACAACGAAGGCAGCATG GTGTTGGGTGTGAAGCTTCCTAACGTGTTTGGCCGTGCGGAGAAGTTAACCTTCCAGTTTTCCTACGGGACCAAGGAGACTTCCTACGGCCTGTCCTTCTTCAAGCCCCAGCCAGGCAACTTCGAACGCAA CCTCGCTCTAAACCTGTACAAAGTCACAGGCCAGTTTCCATGGAGCTCCctcaaagagacagacagaggagtctCCACTGAGCTCAAT tTTCCTTTGTGGAGGACCAACCACACTCTGAAGTGGGAGGGTGTGTGGAGGGAGCTGGGCTGTCTGGCACGCAGTGCCTCCTTTGCCGTGCGAGAAGAGAGCGGGCACACCCTCAAGTCTGCCCTCTCG CACACCATGTCCATTGACACCAGGAACTCTGCCATCTTCCCCAAGAAAGGTGCCTTACTGAGGATCAACCag GAGCTGGCTGGCTATACAGGCGGAGACGCCAGCTTCCTGAAGGAGGACTTTGAGCTGCAGGTCAACAGAAGGCTGGTCTGGGACTCG GTCCTCTCCGCCTCCCTCTGGGGTGGGTGTCTCCTCCCCATCGGAGGCAGACCGTCCTCCATCGCTGACAG GTTCTATCTGGGCGGTCCCACCAGTGTGCGAGGATTTGGAATGTACAGCATCGGCCCACAGAGCGAGG GTGACTACCTGGGAGGAGAGGCGTACTGGGCAGGCGGGCTCCACCTGTACACTCCTCTACCCTTCCGTCCGGGCCGGGCCGGCTTCGGAGACCTCTTCAGGACACACTTCTTCCTCAACGCTGGGAACCTGTGCAACCTCAACTACG GAGAGGGTTCAAGAGCACACCTGCAGAAGCTGGCGGAGTGTATCCGCTGGTCGTATGGAGCAGGCATCGTGTTGCGTCTCGCGAACATCGCCAGGCTGGAGCTCAACTACTGCATTCCCATGGGGGTTCAGAGTGGagacag GATATGCGACGGCGTCCAGTTTGGAGCAGGAATCCGCTTCCTGTGA